From the genome of Tachysurus fulvidraco isolate hzauxx_2018 chromosome 20, HZAU_PFXX_2.0, whole genome shotgun sequence, one region includes:
- the ube2l3a gene encoding ubiquitin-conjugating enzyme E2 L3a gives MAASRRLHKELDEIRKSGMKNFRNIQVDESNILTWQGLIVPDNPPYDKGAFRIEIIFPAEYPFKPPKITFKTKIYHPNIDEKGQVCLPVISAENWKPATKTDQVIQSLIALVNDPQPEHPLRADLAEEYSKDRKKFFKNAEEFTKKHGEKRPVD, from the exons ATGGCGGCAAGCAGGAGACTGCATAAG GAACTTGATGAAATCCGCAAGTCTGGAATGAAAAACTTCCGTAACATCCAAGTTGACGAGTCAAACATTTTGACTTGGCAGGGGCTTATCGTTCCT gaCAACCCTCCATACGATAAAGGCGCATTCCGGATTGAGATCATTTTCCCTGCTGAGTATCCATTTAAGCCACCCAAGATCACATTCAAAACAAAGATCTATCACCCGAACATAGATGAGAAAGGTCAGGTGTGCTTGCCAGTTATAAGTGCTGAAAACTGGAAACCTGCAACTAAAACTGATCAAG TAATCCAGTCTCTCATCGCCCTTGTCAATGACCCTCAGCCAGAGCACCCTCTGAGGGCTGACCTAGCAGAGGAGTACTCAAAAGACCGTAAAAAATTCTTTAAGAATGCAGAAGAGTTTACAAAGAAACATGGCGAAAAGCGGCCGGTGGACTGA
- the hic2 gene encoding hypermethylated in cancer 2 protein isoform X2 encodes MELPNHAKQLLLQLNQQRAKGYLCDVIIVVENALFRAHKNILAASSIYFKSLILHDNLINLDTDMVNPSIFRQVLDFIYTGKLLSSDQVSDHNFNALLTAASYLQLHDLAALCRKKLKRNGRSLHNKPTTPTNGRTTRNQRLSSTPVTPNQVSGFKDSEKTKRHEELLKDELSEDEVFVRNVQCANPANSLSPSTSKNGSNGLITSSGGLLELGLDLSKKSPSGSTVTEEVSPSSIPQESPQSASESTANSASFDDLPTNPPTTGEPMDIGEAEECDETQHFPDPDQQKITRPISRSRRQTKGEAHKGEEMERSTLPNGVAKRLNVAGERLSGGGNSDLSYHCKDEEEGLENGQEQSEESGQSENEGGRNSANYVYRQEGFEPALGDNLYVCIPCGKGFPSSEELNAHVETHTEEELYIKEEEDDAYPKEDEAEAEDLSSQTVQVRGVDSRRFCCTVCNKSYKDPATLRQHEKTHWLTRPFPCNICGKMFTQRGTMTRHMRSHLGLKPFACEECGMRFTRQYRLTEHMRVHSGEKPYECQLCGGKFTQQRNLISHLRMHTSPS; translated from the coding sequence ATGGAACTGCCAAATCATGCCAAACAATTGCTGCTGCAGCTGAACCAACAAAGAGCCAAAGGTTatctgtgtgatgtgattataGTTGTAGAAAATGCCCTCTTCCGGGCACACAAGAACATTCTGGCAGCCAGTAGTATCTACTTTAAGTCCCTTATCCTTCATGACAACTTAATTAACCTCGACACAGATATGGTCAACCCGTCGATTTTTCGGCAGGTACTGGACTTTATTTACACTGGCAAGCTTTTGTCCTCGGATCAGGTCAGTGACCACAATTTTAATGCCCTCCTAACGGCAGCAAGCTACCTCCAACTCCATGACCTAGCTGCTCTCTGCAGAAAAAAGCTGAAACGCAATGGCAGATCCCTCCACAACAAACCCACGACTCCTACCAATGGAAGAACTACTAGGAACCAAAGGTTGTCCTCCACACCTGTTACTCCAAACCAAGTTTCAGGGTTTAAGGACagtgaaaaaacaaagagaCATGAGGAGCTACTCAAAGATGAGTTGTCAGAGGATGAGGTTTTTGTCAGGAATGTCCAGTGTGCAAACCCAGCCAACTCTCTTAGTCCATCTACTAGTAAGAATGGGAGCAACGGCCTCATTACCAGCAGTGGTGGCCTCTTGGAGCTTGGCCTGGATCTCTCTAAGAAAAGCCCTTCAGGAAGCACAGTCACTGAAGAAGTAAGTCCAAGCAGTATACCCCAAGAATCACCTCAGTCTGCCTCAGAATCCACAGCCAACAGTGCCTCGTTTGATGATCTCCCCACGAACCCTCCAACCACCGGAGAGCCTATGGACATAGGTGAAGCCGAGGAATGTGACGAGACCCAGCATTTTCCAGACCCTGACCAACAAAAAATCACACGCCCAATATCGCGGTCCAGGCGGCAAACCAAGGGTGAGGCTCACAAAGGTGAAGAAATGGAAAGGTCCACTTTGCCCAATGGAGTTGCCAAGAGGCTAAATGTGGCTGGAGAAAGGCTCTCGGGTGGAGGGAACTCTGATCTGTCCTACCATTGTAAGGATGAGGAAGAAGGACTGGAGAATGGCCAGGAGCAGAGCGAAGAGAGTGGCCAGAGTGAGAACGAAGGTGGACGCAACAGTGCCAACTACGTGTATAGGCAGGAAGGCTTTGAGCCTGCCCTTGGAGACAACCTTTATGTCTGTATTCCCTGCGGTAAAGGTTTCCCTAGCTCGGAGGAACTAAATGCCCATGTGGAGACCCATACGGAGGAAGAGCTTTACATCAAAGAAGAGGAGGACGATGCCTATCCAAAGGAAGACGAGGCTGAAGCCGAGGACCTGTCATCACAGACGGTCCAAGTGCGTGGCGTAGATTCACGACGCTTTTGCTGTACAGTGTGCAATAAAAGCTACAAAGATCCTGCCACTCTTCGGCAGCATGAGAAGACACACTGGCTTACGAGGCCTTTTCCCTGCAACATCTGTGGAAAGATGTTCACGCAGCGCGGCACCATGACGCGGCACATGCGCAGCCACCTTGGTCTGAAGCCCTTTGCCTGTGAGGAGTGCGGCATGCGTTTCACTCGCCAATACCGACTCACAGAGCACATGCGGGTACACTCTGGGGAAAAGCCCTATGAATGTCAGCTTTGCGGGGGTAAGTTCACCCAACAGCGTAACCTCATCAGCCACCTTCGAATGCATACCTCCCCATCATAA
- the hic2 gene encoding hypermethylated in cancer 2 protein isoform X1, which translates to MRKQDGCVKSFGRFTEVSRCRKKKLEMELPNHAKQLLLQLNQQRAKGYLCDVIIVVENALFRAHKNILAASSIYFKSLILHDNLINLDTDMVNPSIFRQVLDFIYTGKLLSSDQVSDHNFNALLTAASYLQLHDLAALCRKKLKRNGRSLHNKPTTPTNGRTTRNQRLSSTPVTPNQVSGFKDSEKTKRHEELLKDELSEDEVFVRNVQCANPANSLSPSTSKNGSNGLITSSGGLLELGLDLSKKSPSGSTVTEEVSPSSIPQESPQSASESTANSASFDDLPTNPPTTGEPMDIGEAEECDETQHFPDPDQQKITRPISRSRRQTKGEAHKGEEMERSTLPNGVAKRLNVAGERLSGGGNSDLSYHCKDEEEGLENGQEQSEESGQSENEGGRNSANYVYRQEGFEPALGDNLYVCIPCGKGFPSSEELNAHVETHTEEELYIKEEEDDAYPKEDEAEAEDLSSQTVQVRGVDSRRFCCTVCNKSYKDPATLRQHEKTHWLTRPFPCNICGKMFTQRGTMTRHMRSHLGLKPFACEECGMRFTRQYRLTEHMRVHSGEKPYECQLCGGKFTQQRNLISHLRMHTSPS; encoded by the exons ATGAGAAAACAGGATGGCTGTGTGAAGAGCTTCGGTCGATTTACTGAG GTTTCTAggtgcaggaaaaaaaagctggaaATGGAACTGCCAAATCATGCCAAACAATTGCTGCTGCAGCTGAACCAACAAAGAGCCAAAGGTTatctgtgtgatgtgattataGTTGTAGAAAATGCCCTCTTCCGGGCACACAAGAACATTCTGGCAGCCAGTAGTATCTACTTTAAGTCCCTTATCCTTCATGACAACTTAATTAACCTCGACACAGATATGGTCAACCCGTCGATTTTTCGGCAGGTACTGGACTTTATTTACACTGGCAAGCTTTTGTCCTCGGATCAGGTCAGTGACCACAATTTTAATGCCCTCCTAACGGCAGCAAGCTACCTCCAACTCCATGACCTAGCTGCTCTCTGCAGAAAAAAGCTGAAACGCAATGGCAGATCCCTCCACAACAAACCCACGACTCCTACCAATGGAAGAACTACTAGGAACCAAAGGTTGTCCTCCACACCTGTTACTCCAAACCAAGTTTCAGGGTTTAAGGACagtgaaaaaacaaagagaCATGAGGAGCTACTCAAAGATGAGTTGTCAGAGGATGAGGTTTTTGTCAGGAATGTCCAGTGTGCAAACCCAGCCAACTCTCTTAGTCCATCTACTAGTAAGAATGGGAGCAACGGCCTCATTACCAGCAGTGGTGGCCTCTTGGAGCTTGGCCTGGATCTCTCTAAGAAAAGCCCTTCAGGAAGCACAGTCACTGAAGAAGTAAGTCCAAGCAGTATACCCCAAGAATCACCTCAGTCTGCCTCAGAATCCACAGCCAACAGTGCCTCGTTTGATGATCTCCCCACGAACCCTCCAACCACCGGAGAGCCTATGGACATAGGTGAAGCCGAGGAATGTGACGAGACCCAGCATTTTCCAGACCCTGACCAACAAAAAATCACACGCCCAATATCGCGGTCCAGGCGGCAAACCAAGGGTGAGGCTCACAAAGGTGAAGAAATGGAAAGGTCCACTTTGCCCAATGGAGTTGCCAAGAGGCTAAATGTGGCTGGAGAAAGGCTCTCGGGTGGAGGGAACTCTGATCTGTCCTACCATTGTAAGGATGAGGAAGAAGGACTGGAGAATGGCCAGGAGCAGAGCGAAGAGAGTGGCCAGAGTGAGAACGAAGGTGGACGCAACAGTGCCAACTACGTGTATAGGCAGGAAGGCTTTGAGCCTGCCCTTGGAGACAACCTTTATGTCTGTATTCCCTGCGGTAAAGGTTTCCCTAGCTCGGAGGAACTAAATGCCCATGTGGAGACCCATACGGAGGAAGAGCTTTACATCAAAGAAGAGGAGGACGATGCCTATCCAAAGGAAGACGAGGCTGAAGCCGAGGACCTGTCATCACAGACGGTCCAAGTGCGTGGCGTAGATTCACGACGCTTTTGCTGTACAGTGTGCAATAAAAGCTACAAAGATCCTGCCACTCTTCGGCAGCATGAGAAGACACACTGGCTTACGAGGCCTTTTCCCTGCAACATCTGTGGAAAGATGTTCACGCAGCGCGGCACCATGACGCGGCACATGCGCAGCCACCTTGGTCTGAAGCCCTTTGCCTGTGAGGAGTGCGGCATGCGTTTCACTCGCCAATACCGACTCACAGAGCACATGCGGGTACACTCTGGGGAAAAGCCCTATGAATGTCAGCTTTGCGGGGGTAAGTTCACCCAACAGCGTAACCTCATCAGCCACCTTCGAATGCATACCTCCCCATCATAA